The Paenibacillus sp. FSL R7-0204 genome includes a region encoding these proteins:
- a CDS encoding TetR/AcrR family transcriptional regulator translates to MMGKRDDILQATLDLITEEGLQSVTFAKIFKSANVGSSTFYHYFENKEQLVNELYQKVRIHKNEFVMNGYDPGLTIYERVKSLLKNTATYSLHYPKEVDFTESYCSSPYISEDLRNTPAPSTLEIFSIIEEGQRQGIIREMNVCLCYQMIYGILIAVIKGYLDRKYPLNEQQIQQTIEACWLAIKL, encoded by the coding sequence ATGATGGGTAAACGCGATGATATTCTTCAGGCAACCCTTGATTTGATTACTGAAGAGGGCTTACAATCTGTTACTTTTGCCAAAATATTTAAGAGCGCCAATGTCGGCTCCAGCACATTCTACCATTATTTCGAGAACAAAGAGCAACTGGTCAATGAGCTGTACCAAAAGGTCCGCATACATAAAAATGAGTTCGTTATGAACGGTTATGACCCTGGATTAACGATCTATGAGCGTGTGAAGAGTCTGCTGAAGAATACAGCCACCTACTCGCTTCACTACCCCAAAGAGGTTGATTTCACAGAGAGCTATTGCTCTTCGCCCTATATTTCCGAGGATTTGCGGAACACACCGGCTCCCTCCACCTTAGAGATTTTCTCCATCATTGAAGAAGGCCAGCGGCAGGGAATCATCCGGGAAATGAATGTGTGCCTGTGCTATCAGATGATCTACGGAATATTAATTGCTGTGATCAAAGGCTATTTGGACAGAAAGTACCCGCTTAACGAGCAGCAGATTCAGCAGACCATTGAAGCTTGCTGGCTTGCGATTAAGCTGTAA
- a CDS encoding Gfo/Idh/MocA family protein — MNTNGAAIIGCGAIAPLHARAIASIDNARLVAVADSDPVQAAQSAQDYECEGLTDYRELLERADIGIVHLCTPHHLHAGMAVELLKAGKHVLTEKPMALDVPSARLMQEAAEHSAGQLGVVFQNRYNEPSVRIRQVIDSGSLGNLLCMKGLVTWTRTEEYYTNSTWRGRWATEGGGVLINQAIHTLDLLQWFGGDIDSVKGSVSTDVLNDVIEVDDSAHACIDFKNKARGLFYGTNAYQANSPVELELVFEQGTLQQRRDSLYLWKDGQETLLCEPQSISSGGKSYWGTGHSRLIHDFYAHIREDRRFWIDGAEGIKALTLIAEIYKSSGSRNLVPQV, encoded by the coding sequence ATGAATACTAATGGAGCAGCGATTATCGGCTGCGGGGCGATTGCCCCGCTGCATGCCAGAGCCATTGCTTCCATCGACAATGCGCGACTGGTAGCCGTGGCGGACAGTGACCCTGTTCAGGCAGCACAGTCTGCTCAGGATTACGAATGTGAAGGCCTGACAGATTACAGGGAACTGCTGGAGCGCGCAGATATCGGCATCGTCCATCTCTGCACGCCGCATCATCTGCATGCCGGAATGGCGGTGGAGCTGCTGAAGGCGGGCAAGCATGTGTTAACCGAGAAGCCTATGGCGCTGGATGTGCCTTCAGCCCGCTTGATGCAGGAGGCGGCGGAGCATTCTGCAGGACAACTGGGTGTAGTATTCCAGAACCGATATAATGAACCTTCAGTGCGGATCAGACAAGTGATCGATTCCGGCAGCCTGGGCAATCTCCTCTGTATGAAGGGTCTGGTAACCTGGACCCGGACTGAGGAGTACTACACGAACAGTACATGGAGAGGCCGCTGGGCTACAGAAGGCGGAGGGGTATTGATCAATCAGGCTATCCATACCCTGGATCTGCTGCAATGGTTCGGCGGTGACATTGATTCCGTGAAAGGCAGTGTCAGCACCGATGTGCTGAACGATGTCATCGAGGTCGATGACAGCGCGCATGCGTGTATCGACTTCAAGAACAAGGCGCGCGGACTATTCTACGGAACCAATGCGTATCAGGCCAATTCACCGGTGGAGCTGGAGCTGGTCTTCGAGCAAGGGACCCTGCAGCAGCGCAGGGACAGCCTGTATCTGTGGAAGGATGGTCAGGAGACGCTGCTCTGCGAGCCGCAGAGCATCAGCAGCGGCGGGAAATCGTACTGGGGCACCGGGCATTCACGGTTAATTCATGATTTCTACGCCCATATCCGTGAAGACCGCAGGTTCTGGATTGACGGTGCTGAGGGCATCAAAGCGCTCACGCTGATTGCAGAGATCTATAAGTCCTCGGGGAGCCGGAATCTGGTTCCGCAGGTCTAG
- a CDS encoding Gfo/Idh/MocA family protein, producing MSRKDGMMYAPVHEAKPVVGPGEFVIAALALDHGHIYGMCNGLVEAGAELKWVYDPDPEKVKAFLNKYPGVRAARSAEEILEDPEVRLVAAAAVPSERGPLGLRVMAHGKDYFTDKSPFTSLDQLAAARLQVEKTGRKYMTYYSERLHVESAVYAGQLVQQGAIGRVLQVMGLGPHRLNAPSRPEWFFQRDKYGGILCDIGSHQIEQFLFYAGCRDAKVMHSKVANYNNPAYPELEDYGDATLVGDNGATQYFRVDWFTPSGLGTWGDGRTIILGTEGYIELRKYSDIGRSSTPDHVYWVDGEGEHYEHVAGKIGFPFFGELILDCLERTEKAMTQEHAFKAAELCLEAQRQAVNLTPDTLK from the coding sequence ATGAGCCGCAAGGATGGAATGATGTATGCCCCGGTACATGAGGCGAAGCCTGTGGTGGGACCGGGTGAATTCGTAATCGCTGCGTTGGCGCTGGATCATGGGCATATCTACGGGATGTGCAACGGGCTTGTAGAGGCGGGTGCCGAGCTGAAGTGGGTATACGATCCTGACCCCGAGAAGGTAAAAGCGTTCCTGAACAAGTATCCCGGCGTCAGAGCCGCACGTTCTGCTGAAGAGATTCTTGAAGATCCTGAGGTCCGGCTCGTAGCAGCGGCGGCCGTTCCTTCGGAGCGCGGTCCGCTCGGTCTGCGGGTGATGGCACACGGAAAGGATTATTTCACGGATAAATCTCCGTTCACTTCTCTGGACCAGCTCGCCGCAGCACGCCTTCAGGTAGAGAAGACGGGGCGAAAATACATGACGTACTACAGTGAGAGACTGCATGTAGAGAGCGCTGTCTATGCGGGTCAGCTGGTGCAGCAGGGGGCGATTGGCCGTGTGCTTCAGGTGATGGGACTGGGGCCGCACCGGTTAAATGCACCAAGCCGGCCGGAATGGTTCTTCCAGCGTGACAAATACGGCGGCATTCTCTGTGACATCGGCAGTCATCAAATTGAACAATTCCTCTTCTACGCGGGCTGCCGTGATGCTAAGGTAATGCACAGCAAGGTCGCCAACTACAACAATCCGGCTTACCCGGAGCTGGAGGATTACGGGGATGCTACACTGGTTGGGGATAACGGGGCTACGCAGTATTTTCGCGTGGACTGGTTCACTCCGTCAGGACTCGGAACCTGGGGCGACGGCCGGACGATCATTCTTGGTACAGAAGGTTATATCGAACTGCGCAAATACAGCGATATTGGCCGCTCCAGCACACCGGATCATGTCTACTGGGTAGACGGCGAGGGAGAGCATTATGAGCATGTGGCCGGGAAGATCGGCTTCCCGTTCTTCGGTGAGCTGATTCTGGACTGCCTGGAACGGACGGAGAAGGCGATGACCCAGGAGCATGCGTTCAAAGCGGCTGAGCTGTGTCTGGAGGCGCAGCGGCAAGCGGTGAATCTGACCCCGGATACGCTCAAATAG
- a CDS encoding sugar phosphate isomerase/epimerase family protein codes for MNRSTIAAQMYTLREFTQTPEALRESLRKVSSIGYQAVQISGNGPMDPKLVKEYADEFNLKICATHVPWDRLVNDLDALAAEHKQWDCKYIGLGSLPAEYQTSQEGYRTFAKLASGIARTLKEEHGLQFVYHNHDFEFERFDGLTGMEVMLKESDPEVFGFELDLYWVQAGGGDPVEWIHKVEGRMQAVHFKDMTILNRKAVFAEIGQGNMNYGAIIEACRKTGVEWHIVEQDVCQRDPFESLEISLQNLHSRLEVQA; via the coding sequence ATGAATCGTTCAACGATTGCCGCCCAAATGTATACTCTGCGAGAATTTACCCAGACGCCGGAGGCCTTGCGGGAGAGCCTGCGGAAGGTGAGCAGTATCGGGTACCAGGCTGTCCAGATCTCCGGGAACGGTCCGATGGACCCTAAGCTGGTGAAGGAATATGCCGATGAATTTAATCTCAAAATATGTGCGACACACGTTCCCTGGGACCGGCTGGTGAATGATCTGGATGCACTCGCCGCCGAACATAAGCAGTGGGACTGCAAATACATCGGTCTTGGCTCGCTGCCTGCGGAATATCAGACCAGTCAGGAAGGCTACCGCACCTTCGCCAAGCTGGCTTCCGGCATTGCACGTACGCTGAAGGAAGAGCATGGCCTGCAATTTGTGTATCATAATCATGATTTTGAATTCGAACGGTTTGACGGTCTGACCGGCATGGAAGTGATGCTGAAGGAGAGTGATCCGGAGGTCTTCGGCTTCGAGCTGGATCTGTACTGGGTTCAGGCCGGGGGCGGAGATCCTGTAGAGTGGATTCACAAGGTGGAAGGCAGAATGCAGGCCGTGCATTTCAAGGATATGACTATTCTGAACCGTAAGGCAGTGTTTGCCGAGATCGGCCAAGGCAATATGAACTATGGAGCGATTATTGAGGCCTGCCGCAAGACGGGGGTGGAATGGCATATCGTGGAGCAGGATGTGTGCCAGCGTGATCCGTTCGAGAGCCTGGAGATCAGTCTCCAGAATCTGCATTCCAGATTGGAGGTGCAGGCATGA